A single Carettochelys insculpta isolate YL-2023 chromosome 2, ASM3395843v1, whole genome shotgun sequence DNA region contains:
- the CBLN2 gene encoding cerebellin-2 — MPGLGRRGALPEPAGCCSCPAAALALLLLLPAGCPVGAQNDTEPIVLEGKCLVVCDSSPSADGAITSSLGISVRSGSAKVAFSATRSTNHEPSEMSNRTMTIYFDQVLVNIGNHFDLASSIFVAPRKGIYSFSFHVVKVYNRQTIQVSLMQNGYPVISAFAGDQDVTREAASNGVLLLMEREDKVHLKLERGNLMGGWKYSTFSGFLVFPL; from the exons ATGCCGGGGCTAGGGCGGCGGGGGGCGCTGCCGGAGCCCgcgggctgctgctcctgcccggccgcggccctggccctgctgctatTGCTGCCGGCCGGCTGCCCCGTGGGCGCGCAGAACGACACGGAGCCCATCGTGCTGGAGGGCAAGTGCCTGGTGGTGTGCGACTCCAGCCCGTCGGCGGACGGGGCCATCACCTCCTCCTTGGGGATCTCGGTGCGCTCCGGCAGCGCCAAGGTGGCCTTCTCGGCCACCCGCAGCACCAACCACGAGCCGTCCGAGATGAGCAACCGCACCATGACGATCTACTTCGACCAG GTATTAGTTAATATTGGCAACCATTTTGATCTTGCTTCCAGTATATTTGTAGCACCAAGAAAAGGGATTTATAGTTTCAGCTTCCATGTTGTCAAGGTCTATAACAGACAAACTATTCAG GTAAGTTTAATGCAAAACGGctacccagtgatttcagcttttgCAGGGGATCAGGATGTCACCAGAGAAGCAGCCAGCAATGGAGTCTTGCTCCTCATGGAGAGAGAAGACAAAGTGCATCTCAAACTGGAAAGGGGTAACCTCATGGGAGGGTGGAAATACTCAACCTTTTCTGGCTTCTTAGTTTTTCCACTATAA